From Acidipropionibacterium acidipropionici, one genomic window encodes:
- a CDS encoding 2-hydroxyacid dehydrogenase, translating to MALNVLLATDHFETTDVLEQALRAELPDTRISAISSDWPIVPMADIEEVHEAAGEVDELIDALQGKQVCFSHAFPITERVFEACPELRQVTICRGGPVNVNLDAATRHGVQVTFAPGRNATATAEHTIAMIMAAVRQIPAHHEVMRSGAWEGDAYRYDRVGMEIRGNDVGVIGLGAVGSRVAAIMAAMGARVRVFDPWADPSRLGPGMELVDTLDELLASSRIVTVHARATAENHHMIAAPQIAMMPAGSVLVNCARGSLLDYEAACDALESGHLYGAAFDCLPSEPLPPGSRLLSVPRVVLTPHIGGASKQAAELAARIGAADIAALALGDRPVHLANPEVLDG from the coding sequence ATGGCACTCAATGTGCTGCTGGCCACCGATCATTTCGAGACCACCGACGTGCTGGAGCAGGCGCTGCGGGCGGAGCTGCCCGACACCCGGATCTCCGCCATCTCATCGGACTGGCCGATCGTGCCGATGGCCGATATCGAAGAGGTCCACGAGGCCGCGGGTGAGGTCGACGAACTCATCGACGCGCTGCAGGGGAAACAGGTGTGCTTCAGCCACGCCTTCCCGATCACTGAAAGGGTGTTCGAGGCCTGTCCCGAACTGCGACAGGTGACGATCTGCCGTGGCGGCCCGGTCAATGTGAATCTTGACGCCGCGACCCGGCACGGCGTCCAGGTGACCTTCGCCCCCGGTCGCAACGCCACAGCGACCGCCGAGCACACGATCGCCATGATCATGGCGGCCGTCCGGCAGATCCCGGCCCACCACGAGGTGATGCGCTCGGGAGCCTGGGAGGGCGACGCCTATCGCTACGACAGGGTCGGCATGGAGATCCGCGGCAATGACGTCGGCGTCATCGGCCTGGGGGCCGTCGGATCGCGCGTGGCCGCGATCATGGCGGCGATGGGGGCCCGCGTGCGGGTCTTCGATCCCTGGGCCGACCCGTCACGGCTGGGCCCCGGCATGGAGCTCGTCGACACCCTGGACGAGCTGCTCGCATCCTCCCGGATCGTGACCGTTCACGCCAGGGCCACCGCCGAGAACCATCACATGATCGCCGCCCCCCAGATCGCCATGATGCCGGCCGGGTCGGTGCTGGTGAACTGCGCGCGCGGCTCCCTGCTGGACTACGAGGCCGCCTGCGACGCGCTGGAGTCCGGTCACCTCTACGGGGCGGCATTCGACTGCCTGCCGAGTGAGCCGCTGCCTCCGGGCTCCCGGCTGCTCAGTGTCCCCCGGGTAGTCCTCACACCGCACATCGGAGGCGCCTCCAAGCAGGCCGCCGAACTCGCCGCGAGGATCGGGGCCGCCGACATCGCGGCCCTCGCCCTCGGTGACAGGCCCGTCCACCTGGCCAACCCCGAGGTCCTCGACGGCTGA
- a CDS encoding class II aldolase/adducin family protein, which translates to MMLESERQSVVDACRFMQDKGLVVGTAGNVSIRVDDLVVISPSAVPYEELTAADVGVHRLDGTPVEARLKPSSELPLHLSVYHATDVGAITHNHAPASTAMGLVCDEVPCSHYYSAMFGGPIRVAPYAEFGTGDLARNVTDALADRKGALMSNHGAITTGPNLAKALDLLPYLEYICEVQLRAMWTGRPVKILSAEQMADAADGMSTYTPTSLDADHS; encoded by the coding sequence ATGATGCTGGAATCCGAACGGCAGAGCGTCGTCGACGCCTGCCGGTTCATGCAGGACAAGGGACTGGTCGTGGGAACGGCCGGCAATGTCTCTATCCGGGTCGACGACCTGGTCGTCATCTCCCCGTCAGCAGTGCCCTATGAGGAGCTCACCGCAGCCGACGTCGGCGTCCACCGCCTCGACGGCACACCGGTGGAGGCGCGGCTCAAGCCCTCCTCGGAGCTGCCCCTGCACCTGAGCGTCTATCACGCCACCGATGTTGGCGCGATCACCCACAATCACGCCCCGGCGTCCACCGCGATGGGCCTGGTGTGCGACGAGGTGCCCTGTTCGCACTACTACTCGGCGATGTTCGGCGGCCCGATCCGGGTGGCCCCCTACGCCGAGTTCGGCACCGGGGATCTGGCCCGCAACGTCACCGACGCCCTCGCCGATCGCAAGGGGGCCCTGATGAGCAACCACGGAGCGATCACCACAGGCCCGAACCTCGCCAAGGCGCTGGACCTGCTGCCCTACCTCGAGTACATCTGCGAGGTGCAGCTGCGGGCGATGTGGACCGGACGGCCGGTGAAGATCCTGTCGGCCGAACAGATGGCCGATGCCGCGGACGGCATGTCCACCTACACCCCGACCAGCCTGGACGCCGATCACTCATGA
- a CDS encoding aldo/keto reductase, with product MTPSDVADEARIQVPPLSFGTWQLDDDAAARCVAGALRDGYRMVDTGMRYHNEYGVGRGVRESGVPREEITVVTKLRAGDQGARQTTRAFRASLRNLGLDRVDLYLIHWPVPRLDKYIESYREMIGLRRDGLIGELGVSNFPLAHLDRLADAVGEYPAINQFEMHPGWPQAELVAGCRERGVIPQGWGPLGRGQLKEGRGLLDDPVLARVAEAHRTTPATVCLAWMAGHDVSCVAKSSHPDRWRANLAAVRMSLSDEEIARIDAMPQFRCGKDPLVDEEY from the coding sequence ATGACCCCTTCGGATGTCGCCGACGAGGCACGCATCCAGGTCCCGCCGCTCTCATTCGGCACCTGGCAGCTGGACGACGACGCCGCGGCCCGATGCGTCGCCGGGGCGCTGCGAGACGGCTACCGGATGGTCGACACCGGAATGCGCTACCACAACGAGTACGGCGTCGGCCGCGGCGTGCGGGAGTCAGGGGTGCCCCGCGAGGAGATCACCGTCGTCACCAAGCTGCGGGCCGGCGACCAGGGCGCCCGGCAGACCACCCGCGCATTCCGGGCCAGTCTTCGCAACCTCGGCCTGGACCGCGTCGACCTGTATCTCATCCACTGGCCGGTGCCCCGGCTGGACAAGTACATCGAGTCCTACCGGGAGATGATCGGCCTGCGCCGCGACGGGCTGATCGGAGAACTGGGTGTCTCGAACTTCCCGCTGGCCCACCTGGACCGGCTGGCCGACGCCGTCGGCGAGTACCCGGCGATCAACCAGTTCGAGATGCATCCCGGCTGGCCGCAGGCCGAACTCGTGGCCGGCTGCCGGGAGCGCGGCGTCATCCCCCAGGGATGGGGCCCGCTGGGACGGGGCCAGCTGAAGGAGGGCAGAGGGCTTCTCGACGACCCGGTCCTGGCCCGGGTCGCCGAGGCGCACCGGACCACCCCGGCGACGGTGTGCCTGGCATGGATGGCCGGCCACGACGTCAGCTGCGTGGCGAAGTCCTCCCACCCGGACCGGTGGCGGGCCAACCTCGCCGCCGTCCGAATGTCCCTCAGCGACGAGGAGATCGCCCGGATCGACGCCATGCCACAGTTCCGCTGCGGCAAGGACCCTCTGGTCGACGAAGAGTACTGA
- a CDS encoding glycoside hydrolase family 32 protein has translation MLNTDHSPLPNSVDGVIDEAVTAAKAGDQERDVRAHSIREHAGDGHRPLYHLWKDGESVLAPNALVRIGEEYHLFPQLDGCWGHAVSTDLVHWTDLAEDPEQRLAAGPGTVVVDRYDVSGLFGGRSGMVALFTSPDPADAGIRMALSTDRGAHWQIRDGVVLASPDGRERFVDPMVIHDLDHHQWVMVVTCGELVEFFSSEDLVHWRPSAGHGRNYFGAGPWHEGGEFRHPQLFPMRVQATNVTRWVLGWSSASSPTTNGSATRYVVGDWDGCTFTPLTDPSPVLRTDVGRDFFAATTCDDGERRVMIARMSNEDYARQTPTDGWSGPLTTPREIGLVSTREGLRLTQRPVDEVSSLHLSTRSVEDTPVGTEFNPIGNLGGRALDIEAELEVSSFYGAHAVTIEVCCGGDRHTDIVWRPAERTLTVDRSQSGATEFSESFATPSQTRDVPTESVVRADSSAVAVTWPESTLGGVRRVWMRILIDACSIEVFSADGLASITTAVFPGTGATGLRLSAESGAARIISVRASTMERVSQGRA, from the coding sequence ATGTTGAACACCGATCACAGTCCACTTCCGAACAGCGTTGACGGCGTCATCGACGAGGCCGTGACCGCAGCGAAGGCCGGCGACCAGGAGCGGGATGTTCGCGCCCACAGCATCCGGGAGCACGCCGGTGACGGGCACCGCCCGCTGTACCACCTCTGGAAGGACGGGGAATCAGTCCTCGCCCCCAACGCGCTGGTCCGCATCGGCGAGGAGTACCACCTGTTCCCCCAGCTCGACGGCTGCTGGGGCCACGCGGTGAGCACCGATCTGGTGCACTGGACCGATCTGGCCGAGGACCCGGAACAGCGTCTCGCGGCCGGGCCGGGGACGGTGGTCGTCGACCGCTATGACGTCTCCGGCCTGTTCGGAGGACGGTCCGGCATGGTCGCCCTGTTCACCTCCCCCGACCCGGCCGACGCCGGCATCCGGATGGCGCTGAGCACCGACCGCGGCGCCCACTGGCAGATCCGCGACGGCGTTGTCCTGGCGTCCCCGGACGGAAGGGAGCGCTTCGTCGATCCCATGGTGATCCACGACCTGGACCACCACCAGTGGGTGATGGTCGTCACCTGCGGGGAGCTCGTGGAGTTCTTCAGCTCCGAGGATCTGGTCCACTGGAGGCCCTCGGCCGGCCACGGTCGCAACTACTTCGGCGCCGGGCCCTGGCATGAGGGCGGAGAGTTCCGCCACCCCCAGCTGTTCCCGATGCGGGTCCAGGCCACCAACGTCACCAGATGGGTGCTGGGGTGGAGCAGTGCATCATCGCCGACCACCAACGGATCGGCCACCCGCTACGTCGTCGGCGACTGGGACGGCTGCACCTTCACGCCGCTGACAGATCCCTCCCCGGTGCTTCGCACCGACGTCGGACGCGACTTCTTTGCCGCCACCACCTGCGACGACGGCGAGCGGCGGGTGATGATCGCCCGGATGAGCAACGAGGACTACGCCCGTCAGACTCCCACCGACGGATGGTCCGGGCCGCTGACCACCCCCCGGGAGATCGGCCTGGTGAGCACCCGGGAGGGGTTGCGACTCACCCAACGGCCCGTCGACGAGGTCTCCTCGCTGCATCTCAGCACGCGGAGCGTCGAGGACACCCCGGTGGGCACCGAGTTCAATCCGATCGGGAACCTCGGCGGTCGGGCGCTCGACATCGAGGCCGAGCTCGAGGTGTCCTCCTTCTACGGCGCCCATGCGGTGACCATTGAGGTGTGCTGCGGCGGTGACCGCCACACCGACATCGTCTGGAGGCCCGCCGAGCGCACACTCACCGTCGACCGGTCGCAGAGCGGTGCCACCGAGTTCAGCGAGTCCTTCGCGACGCCGTCGCAGACCCGCGACGTCCCGACCGAATCCGTGGTGCGCGCCGATTCATCGGCGGTGGCGGTGACGTGGCCTGAATCCACCCTGGGCGGGGTGCGCCGGGTCTGGATGAGGATCCTCATCGACGCCTGCTCGATCGAGGTGTTCAGCGCCGACGGGCTGGCATCCATCACCACCGCGGTCTTCCCCGGCACCGGGGCCACCGGCCTGCGGCTGTCGGCGGAATCCGGCGCCGCCCGGATCATCTCGGTACGGGCCTCCACGATGGAGAGGGTCTCCCAGGGCCGGGCCTGA
- a CDS encoding zinc-binding dehydrogenase: protein MRGAVYLGPGELELQEIPDPHAGPGDILLRTGANTVCGTDVRILRGEKSAGIDVGVVLGHEISGHVVEVGAGVTGFSEGDLVGLDPTVSCGVCPYCVANLEQLCIDPRIFGYRLNGGLADYVLVPETAVRRGAAFVADPALSPAEVALAEPLGCVLNGARNYRPGIGTTVVIMGAGPIGLLHTQINRLAGASRIIVSDVSATRADVARQFGATDVVNPAETDIAEYCRDVTDGLGADIAVVCVGRPGLVNDALRAVRKRGRVSAFAGFPKGDAGLASIDPNLIHYGEIEVYGASNAARQQHQQALDLIASGAVDVKSLVTNTFPLADVMAAIEFSASGAGIKVAVVPQTD, encoded by the coding sequence ATGAGAGGCGCAGTGTACCTCGGACCGGGCGAGCTGGAACTCCAGGAGATCCCGGATCCGCACGCCGGGCCGGGCGACATTCTGCTGAGGACCGGCGCGAACACGGTCTGCGGCACCGACGTCCGGATCCTGCGCGGGGAGAAGTCAGCGGGCATCGACGTCGGTGTGGTTCTGGGCCACGAGATCTCCGGTCACGTCGTCGAGGTGGGCGCCGGGGTGACGGGCTTCTCCGAGGGAGATCTGGTGGGGCTCGATCCGACCGTCTCCTGCGGAGTGTGCCCGTACTGCGTGGCGAACCTGGAACAGCTGTGCATTGATCCGAGGATCTTCGGTTACCGTCTCAACGGCGGCCTCGCCGACTACGTCCTGGTGCCGGAGACGGCGGTTCGCCGTGGGGCGGCCTTCGTCGCCGATCCCGCGCTGAGCCCGGCAGAGGTCGCGTTGGCGGAGCCCTTGGGCTGCGTCCTCAACGGGGCCCGCAACTACCGTCCCGGGATCGGCACCACGGTGGTCATCATGGGGGCGGGGCCCATCGGGCTGCTCCACACGCAGATCAACCGGCTCGCCGGAGCGTCGCGCATCATCGTCTCCGACGTCTCGGCCACCAGAGCCGATGTTGCGCGGCAGTTCGGGGCCACCGACGTCGTCAACCCCGCCGAGACCGACATCGCCGAGTACTGCCGTGACGTGACCGACGGGCTCGGCGCCGATATCGCCGTGGTGTGCGTCGGACGTCCCGGTCTGGTCAATGACGCCTTGCGCGCCGTGCGCAAGCGAGGCCGGGTGAGCGCCTTCGCAGGCTTCCCGAAGGGCGATGCCGGGTTGGCGTCGATCGACCCGAATCTCATCCATTACGGGGAGATCGAGGTCTACGGGGCCTCGAATGCGGCCCGTCAGCAGCACCAGCAGGCCCTGGATCTCATCGCCTCCGGGGCCGTCGACGTCAAGTCGCTCGTGACCAACACCTTCCCGCTGGCCGACGTGATGGCCGCCATCGAGTTCTCGGCCTCCGGGGCGGGGATCAAGGTGGCGGTGGTGCCGCAGACCGACTGA
- a CDS encoding class I fructose-bisphosphate aldolase, protein MTDGVSIRLGRLFDAASNRSFIVAFDHGMSLPLDPALGNPVRLLERIAAGNPDGILLNKGMLAQAGHVFARRGAPVPVLRADWTPLDAAMKQEQGEAHRFVTTPAEALALGAGAVCTFLIGRPRAAGMYYDNVASLAGYIEGAHRAGLPVIVECTLWGLRNEDQKDPVLLAQVCRTAAELGADAVKTEYVGDRRAEEKIIACVGNIPVLTLGGAKGDDDAVARAAAEAIGSGARGLIFGRNVWQADDIDGRLETFSRITHSGRPSRRIESERGES, encoded by the coding sequence ATGACCGACGGAGTATCCATCCGACTCGGACGCCTGTTCGATGCGGCGTCCAACAGATCCTTCATCGTGGCTTTCGACCACGGCATGTCCCTGCCTCTGGACCCGGCTCTCGGCAATCCGGTGAGGCTGCTGGAACGCATCGCGGCCGGGAATCCGGACGGCATCCTGCTCAACAAGGGGATGCTCGCCCAGGCCGGTCATGTCTTCGCCCGACGAGGCGCACCGGTCCCGGTGCTGCGCGCCGACTGGACGCCGCTGGACGCCGCCATGAAGCAGGAGCAGGGCGAGGCCCACCGTTTCGTCACCACCCCAGCCGAGGCGCTCGCACTGGGAGCCGGAGCCGTGTGCACCTTCCTCATCGGTCGCCCGCGGGCCGCGGGAATGTACTACGACAATGTGGCGTCACTGGCCGGTTACATCGAGGGGGCCCACCGGGCCGGGCTGCCGGTGATCGTCGAGTGCACCCTGTGGGGGCTGCGCAACGAGGATCAGAAGGATCCGGTGCTGCTGGCCCAGGTGTGCCGCACCGCAGCGGAGCTCGGAGCCGATGCCGTCAAGACCGAGTATGTCGGCGATCGCCGAGCCGAGGAGAAGATCATCGCCTGCGTCGGCAACATCCCGGTCCTCACCCTGGGCGGCGCCAAGGGGGACGACGACGCCGTGGCGCGGGCCGCCGCCGAGGCCATCGGCTCGGGGGCACGCGGTCTCATCTTCGGCCGCAACGTCTGGCAGGCCGATGACATCGACGGCCGGCTGGAGACCTTCTCCAGGATCACCCACTCCGGGCGGCCCTCCCGACGAATCGAATCAGAGAGGGGCGAATCATGA
- a CDS encoding sugar-binding transcriptional regulator, translating to MTSRVELGQVARLYYEDELTQGEIADLLGLQRVKVTRMLAEARRTGVVTITINTEQDHTFITEERRLAERFGLVRCWLSATSDTSTRTSSAMARTGGRALTDLLSTATTVVVGLSRAVVAAAREMPVLTTARNPAVIPLGGSWGRSCDGMSPHELATVVAHKAGGTSRSYPAPMLAGSLASARAFLSDPSVSEALDITRRADTLVVGVGETPGGPNSLLASLISDDDVSDLLAKGAVGDVCARYFDAAGTPIPSDVDARVVGIDLDELTTIPRRIGIAYGPRKLRSLRAALEGGILNGLVTDVRTARALLD from the coding sequence ATGACTTCCCGCGTCGAGCTCGGCCAGGTGGCCAGGCTCTACTACGAGGACGAGCTCACCCAGGGTGAGATCGCGGACCTGCTCGGTCTTCAACGGGTCAAGGTCACCCGGATGCTCGCCGAGGCCCGTCGCACAGGCGTCGTCACCATCACCATCAATACCGAGCAGGACCACACGTTCATCACCGAGGAGCGCCGCCTGGCCGAACGCTTCGGGCTGGTCCGGTGCTGGCTCTCGGCCACCTCGGACACCTCGACCAGGACCAGTTCCGCCATGGCCCGAACCGGGGGCCGGGCACTGACAGATCTCCTGAGCACCGCGACGACCGTCGTCGTGGGGCTGTCACGGGCCGTTGTGGCGGCGGCTCGGGAGATGCCCGTCCTCACCACCGCCCGCAACCCGGCGGTGATCCCGCTCGGCGGCAGTTGGGGGCGCAGCTGTGACGGCATGTCTCCCCACGAACTGGCCACCGTCGTCGCTCACAAGGCCGGTGGCACCTCCCGGTCCTATCCCGCGCCCATGCTCGCGGGCAGTCTCGCCTCCGCCCGAGCCTTCCTCTCCGACCCCTCGGTCTCCGAGGCCCTGGACATCACCCGGCGGGCCGACACCCTGGTCGTCGGCGTCGGCGAGACACCTGGCGGGCCCAACAGCCTGCTGGCCTCTCTCATCTCCGACGACGACGTCTCCGATCTCCTCGCCAAGGGCGCGGTCGGAGACGTGTGCGCCCGCTACTTCGACGCCGCCGGCACACCGATCCCCTCGGACGTCGACGCCCGAGTGGTCGGGATCGACCTGGATGAACTCACCACGATCCCGAGGCGCATCGGCATCGCCTACGGCCCCCGCAAACTCAGATCCCTGAGAGCCGCACTGGAAGGGGGGATTCTCAACGGCCTGGTCACCGACGTCCGGACCGCCCGAGCACTGCTCGACTGA
- a CDS encoding FGGY-family carbohydrate kinase — MNDYVIGIDIGTGSTKGILADTTGSVVAEARRMHETSFPRPGYAEHDADTVWWADVISICQEFAGRLDGHRLAGLTISGIGPVFLPADENGRPLRPAILYGVDTRSALEIQDLSDQLGRDNILQVCGNNLTSQSTGPKVLWLRRNEPDIWARTRMYFMAHTYCVYHLTGAYVLDHLAASMCDPLYSPFTHDWVPGWLEQIAPGLTMPELKWSNEVAGHLTADAAALTGLPEGTPVGVGSVDAFVEALSVGVSDPGQCMLMYGSTMVAVNISDHAMIGPDLWSCSGLLEGTTNLSGGMSTTGSLTTWVKDLTGGDYAALTQEAATARPGSNGLICLPYFSGERSPIADPDARGLLCGLTLTHGRAEIYRSALEATGYGSRHLLETMRDAGCDARSYVAVGGGTTGGLWPQIMSDIIGITQQIPRVTIGAAYGDALLAAMAADQADTGTRWNEIDREVAPNPANKELYDECFLVYRGLYSATANYMHALANLQV; from the coding sequence ATGAACGACTACGTCATCGGCATCGACATCGGAACGGGTTCCACCAAGGGAATCCTCGCAGACACCACGGGATCCGTCGTCGCGGAGGCGCGACGGATGCACGAGACCTCATTCCCCAGGCCCGGATACGCCGAGCACGACGCCGACACCGTCTGGTGGGCCGACGTCATCAGCATCTGTCAGGAGTTCGCAGGGCGGCTCGACGGCCACCGTCTGGCGGGCCTCACCATCTCCGGCATCGGCCCGGTCTTCCTGCCCGCCGACGAGAACGGCCGTCCGCTGCGACCCGCCATCCTGTACGGCGTCGACACCCGATCGGCACTGGAGATCCAGGACCTGTCCGACCAGCTCGGCCGCGACAACATCCTGCAGGTCTGCGGCAACAACCTCACCTCCCAGTCCACCGGCCCCAAGGTGCTGTGGCTGCGCCGCAATGAGCCTGACATCTGGGCGCGCACCAGGATGTACTTCATGGCGCACACCTACTGCGTCTACCACCTCACCGGCGCATATGTGCTCGACCACCTGGCCGCGTCGATGTGCGACCCGCTCTACTCCCCGTTCACCCACGACTGGGTGCCCGGCTGGCTCGAGCAGATCGCCCCCGGTCTGACAATGCCCGAGCTGAAGTGGTCGAACGAGGTCGCCGGCCATCTGACCGCCGACGCCGCCGCACTCACCGGCCTTCCCGAGGGCACCCCGGTCGGCGTCGGTTCGGTCGACGCCTTCGTCGAGGCTCTGTCGGTCGGCGTCTCCGACCCAGGCCAGTGCATGCTCATGTACGGCTCGACGATGGTGGCGGTCAATATCTCCGACCACGCCATGATCGGCCCCGACCTGTGGTCGTGCTCGGGTCTTCTGGAGGGCACCACGAACCTGTCGGGAGGGATGTCCACCACCGGATCGCTCACCACCTGGGTGAAGGATCTCACCGGCGGCGACTATGCCGCCCTCACCCAGGAGGCGGCCACGGCGCGTCCCGGGTCCAACGGGCTGATCTGCCTGCCCTACTTCTCCGGGGAGCGCTCCCCCATCGCCGATCCGGACGCCCGCGGCCTGCTGTGCGGACTGACCCTCACCCACGGCCGCGCCGAGATCTACCGGTCGGCGCTCGAGGCCACCGGATACGGCTCGCGGCACCTGCTGGAGACGATGCGCGACGCCGGCTGCGACGCCCGCAGCTACGTGGCCGTCGGCGGGGGCACCACAGGGGGTCTGTGGCCGCAGATCATGAGCGACATCATCGGCATCACCCAGCAGATCCCCCGCGTGACGATCGGAGCGGCCTACGGCGACGCCCTGCTCGCCGCGATGGCCGCCGACCAGGCCGATACCGGGACCCGGTGGAACGAGATCGATCGAGAGGTCGCCCCGAACCCGGCGAACAAGGAGCTGTACGACGAGTGCTTCCTCGTCTACCGCGGCCTGTACTCGGCCACCGCCAACTACATGCACGCACTGGCCAACCTCCAGGTCTGA
- a CDS encoding FGGY-family carbohydrate kinase: MSREIVLGVDGGTTAVKAVAFDLAGEIITSHHESVPVQYGRHGEAEQDMNLIWEAVADCIREVADALEPDDTVVSIGLTGQGDGAWLIDEDGEPVRPAATWLDGRAGQRVNRWMRDGRAERVLEVTGTTVFGGLFPVLMEELLEADHERASRATTQFNCKDWIRFKLTGERLTDYTEASRSYLDVRDVSGFSTELAAELGQTDLIGLLPQVRAADAPGGVLSSGAAERVGLPAGTPVGMGMIDVAVTGMGLGTVDDGQGWLILGTTGFVGTLLPEVSRRRSQNSMVLATGRGRQVLEFMAPMTGTPNLDWIRNTLGLAEVPWSEIEQRARASRPGANGVVYLPYASPGGERAPFIDTAASASWMGMSLTTTPEDVLRSVYEGVAFSLADCVRTLDMAGDLVVSGGGFRSDLVCEILADVTGQTVVRQDAPEAGARGAAVLALVSARRFPDLEAASQALACPVERFEPDADRGLIYRATKAVYLQAREAIRPVWPVMRGLRYQDSAGDQS; encoded by the coding sequence GTGAGCAGAGAAATAGTCCTCGGCGTCGACGGCGGCACGACGGCGGTCAAGGCGGTCGCATTCGATCTCGCCGGAGAGATCATCACCAGCCACCACGAGTCCGTACCCGTTCAGTACGGCCGCCACGGCGAGGCCGAGCAGGATATGAATCTCATCTGGGAGGCGGTGGCCGACTGCATCCGCGAGGTCGCCGATGCCCTCGAACCCGACGACACCGTCGTGTCCATCGGGCTGACCGGGCAGGGAGACGGCGCCTGGCTCATCGACGAGGACGGGGAGCCCGTCAGGCCCGCCGCCACCTGGTTGGACGGACGGGCCGGGCAGCGGGTCAACCGGTGGATGCGCGACGGACGAGCCGAACGTGTCCTCGAGGTCACCGGAACGACCGTCTTCGGAGGTCTCTTCCCGGTGCTGATGGAGGAGCTGCTGGAGGCCGACCACGAGCGGGCGTCGCGGGCCACCACGCAGTTCAACTGCAAGGACTGGATCCGGTTCAAGCTCACCGGCGAACGCCTCACCGACTACACCGAGGCGTCCCGCTCCTACCTGGACGTCCGCGACGTCTCCGGATTCTCCACCGAACTGGCCGCAGAACTCGGCCAGACGGACCTCATCGGCCTGCTTCCCCAGGTGCGCGCGGCCGACGCCCCGGGCGGGGTGCTCAGCTCCGGCGCCGCCGAGCGGGTCGGGCTGCCGGCGGGCACTCCCGTGGGGATGGGCATGATCGACGTCGCCGTCACCGGAATGGGTCTGGGGACCGTCGATGACGGGCAGGGCTGGCTGATCCTGGGCACCACCGGCTTCGTCGGCACCCTGCTCCCCGAGGTGTCGCGACGCCGTTCGCAGAACTCCATGGTGCTGGCCACCGGCCGAGGACGCCAGGTGCTGGAGTTCATGGCTCCGATGACGGGCACCCCGAATCTCGACTGGATCCGCAACACCCTCGGCCTGGCCGAGGTGCCGTGGTCCGAGATCGAGCAGCGGGCCAGGGCGTCGCGGCCCGGCGCCAACGGCGTCGTCTACCTGCCCTATGCCTCGCCCGGAGGCGAGCGGGCGCCCTTCATCGACACCGCCGCCAGCGCCTCCTGGATGGGGATGTCGCTCACCACGACCCCCGAGGATGTGCTGCGGAGCGTCTACGAGGGGGTTGCCTTCTCACTGGCCGATTGCGTGCGGACCCTCGACATGGCCGGGGACCTGGTGGTCTCCGGCGGCGGCTTCAGGTCCGACCTGGTCTGCGAGATCCTCGCCGACGTCACTGGTCAGACGGTGGTCCGCCAAGATGCTCCCGAGGCCGGAGCGCGCGGCGCGGCCGTGCTGGCCCTGGTCTCGGCCCGACGCTTCCCCGACCTGGAGGCGGCGTCGCAGGCACTGGCCTGCCCGGTGGAGAGATTCGAGCCGGACGCCGACCGCGGCCTGATCTACCGGGCCACCAAGGCCGTCTACCTGCAGGCCCGCGAGGCGATCCGGCCCGTGTGGCCGGTCATGCGCGGGCTGCGCTACCAGGACTCCGCGGGAGATCAGTCATGA
- a CDS encoding VIT1/CCC1 transporter family protein gives MDENVKPHEDEQHATNTGQKLNWLRAGVLGANDGIVSTAGVVIGVAGATPHNVAAIATAGIAALVAGAFSMAGGEYVSVSTQRDTEKALIAKEKWELENMPEEEREELADLYRQRGLSEHLAHQVAEELMAKDALAAHAEIELGIDPDHYTSPWAAAASSFVSFTVGALIPLIMILLPVGEHRIWIAAAAVVLGLFLTGLISATLGGAPRGRAIIRNVLMGSATMVATYLIGLAFGTAVL, from the coding sequence ATGGACGAGAACGTGAAGCCTCACGAGGACGAGCAGCATGCGACGAACACCGGGCAGAAGCTGAACTGGCTGCGGGCCGGTGTGCTGGGAGCCAACGACGGCATCGTGTCGACGGCCGGCGTCGTGATCGGAGTCGCCGGCGCCACTCCGCACAACGTCGCCGCGATCGCCACGGCCGGTATCGCCGCCCTGGTCGCCGGGGCCTTCTCGATGGCGGGAGGCGAGTACGTCTCGGTGAGCACCCAGCGCGACACCGAGAAGGCACTCATCGCCAAGGAGAAGTGGGAGCTGGAGAACATGCCCGAGGAGGAGCGCGAGGAACTCGCCGACCTCTACCGTCAGCGCGGCCTCTCCGAGCACCTGGCCCATCAGGTCGCCGAGGAGCTCATGGCGAAGGACGCCCTGGCGGCCCACGCGGAGATCGAGCTGGGTATCGACCCGGACCACTACACGAGCCCGTGGGCCGCCGCAGCGTCCTCCTTCGTCTCCTTCACCGTCGGCGCCCTCATCCCCCTCATCATGATCCTGCTGCCCGTCGGCGAGCACCGGATCTGGATCGCGGCAGCCGCGGTGGTCCTGGGTCTCTTCCTCACCGGCCTCATCAGCGCCACCCTGGGCGGGGCGCCCCGGGGCCGGGCGATCATCCGCAATGTCCTCATGGGCTCCGCGACGATGGTGGCCACCTACCTCATCGGGCTGGCCTTCGGGACCGCCGTACTCTGA